A part of Nitrospira sp. genomic DNA contains:
- a CDS encoding carbamoyltransferase, which yields MRYILGISAFYHDSAACLVRDGDIIAAAQEERFTRRKHDPGFPSHAVAYCLKEGGIRLGDLRYIVFYDKPLVKFERLIETYLAFAPKGLQSFVAAMPVWLKEKLLLRNLLAKEFLALAPEMNQSTLPQLLFGEHHESHAASAFYPSPYDKAVVLCMDGVGEWATTSAWLGDGNALTPLWEIPFPHSLGLLYSAFTYYTGFKVNSGEYKVMGLAPYGEPKYVKAIYDHLLDLKPDGTFRLNMDYFNYCTGLTMTGDKFDDLFGGPPRKAESKLTQREMDLARSIQEVTEEVMLRVTRTLHRETGIEYLCMAGGVALNCVGNGRILREGPFKGIWIQPAAGDAGGAVGAALSAWYRYDDQPRGSTGIDRMSGSYLGPRHTNAEIEQYLKQVEAPYELLDDNHLFDRVAKDLAEGKVVGWLQGRMEFGPRALGGRSILGDARNTKMQSVMNLKIKYRESFRPFAPSVLRERVSDFFEMNTDSPYMLLVAPVMEKRRLPLPANRLELWGIDLLNVPRSDIPAVTHLDYSARIQTVHEETNPRYYRLLKSFEAQTGYPVLVNTSFNVRGEPIVSTPADAYRCFMRTEMDVLVLENCVLYKTKQKPLENDTNWQKEFELD from the coding sequence GTGAGGTATATCCTTGGAATCTCGGCTTTTTATCACGACAGTGCGGCGTGCCTCGTTCGTGATGGAGACATCATAGCGGCTGCTCAGGAAGAACGGTTTACCCGAAGGAAGCATGATCCCGGTTTTCCTTCTCACGCAGTGGCCTACTGCTTGAAGGAGGGAGGAATTAGGCTGGGTGATCTCCGATATATCGTCTTCTATGATAAACCGCTCGTGAAATTTGAGCGGTTGATCGAGACGTACTTGGCATTCGCTCCGAAAGGGCTCCAGTCGTTTGTGGCGGCTATGCCGGTGTGGCTCAAGGAAAAGCTCTTACTCCGTAATCTGCTTGCGAAGGAATTCCTCGCGTTGGCGCCGGAGATGAACCAGTCGACGCTTCCCCAGCTATTGTTCGGTGAACATCATGAATCGCATGCCGCCTCCGCATTTTACCCGTCGCCCTATGACAAGGCAGTGGTTCTTTGTATGGATGGCGTCGGCGAATGGGCCACCACGTCCGCGTGGCTCGGCGATGGGAATGCATTGACGCCGCTCTGGGAAATTCCGTTCCCCCATTCTCTCGGGCTCCTTTATTCAGCCTTCACGTACTACACCGGTTTCAAGGTTAATTCCGGCGAGTATAAAGTGATGGGTTTGGCTCCGTATGGAGAACCGAAGTACGTCAAGGCCATCTATGACCATCTTCTTGATCTCAAGCCGGACGGGACATTCCGCTTGAACATGGACTATTTCAATTACTGCACTGGATTGACCATGACCGGGGACAAGTTCGATGACTTGTTCGGAGGTCCCCCGCGGAAAGCGGAGAGCAAGTTGACGCAACGTGAGATGGATTTGGCCCGTTCAATCCAAGAAGTGACCGAAGAGGTCATGCTCCGTGTCACGAGAACGCTACACCGCGAAACCGGGATTGAGTATCTCTGTATGGCCGGTGGTGTCGCGCTCAATTGTGTGGGGAATGGGCGGATCCTACGAGAAGGTCCGTTCAAGGGGATCTGGATTCAACCGGCAGCTGGAGATGCGGGAGGGGCGGTCGGTGCTGCGTTGAGTGCCTGGTATCGTTATGATGACCAACCGAGGGGCTCGACTGGTATTGACCGGATGAGCGGGAGTTATCTGGGGCCGAGACATACGAATGCCGAAATCGAGCAGTATCTCAAGCAGGTCGAGGCGCCGTATGAATTGCTCGATGACAATCATCTGTTCGACCGGGTAGCCAAAGATCTTGCGGAAGGGAAGGTTGTTGGCTGGTTGCAAGGTCGGATGGAGTTCGGCCCGCGTGCGCTCGGCGGTCGAAGCATCCTTGGTGACGCCAGAAATACGAAGATGCAATCGGTGATGAACCTGAAGATCAAGTATCGAGAGTCGTTTCGTCCCTTTGCGCCCTCGGTTCTACGGGAGCGAGTGTCGGATTTCTTTGAGATGAATACGGACAGTCCCTACATGCTGCTGGTGGCGCCAGTGATGGAGAAACGACGGTTGCCATTGCCTGCCAATCGATTAGAGCTATGGGGAATCGATCTGTTGAATGTTCCACGGTCCGATATTCCCGCCGTCACTCATTTGGACTACTCGGCCAGAATACAAACCGTCCATGAGGAGACCAACCCAAGGTATTACCGATTGCTCAAGTCGTTCGAAGCACAGACGGGCTACCCCGTTTTGGTCAATACATCTTTCAACGTACGAGGGGAGCCGATCGTATCCACACCGGCGGATGCCTACCGATGTTTTATGCGGACCGAAATGGATGTGCTCGTCCTGGAAAACTGTGTTCTGTATAAGACGAAACAAAAGCCGTTGGAGAACGATACGAACTGGCAAAAAGAATTCGAGCTGGATTAG
- a CDS encoding glycosyltransferase family 2 protein — protein sequence MIPILSVIIPCRNERRHIEVCVRSILAQVRPSGGMEVIVADGLSDDGTREILQRLAKEHPELRVVDNPRRVTPCAMNVGIREARGQYIAILGAHCDYAADYLRTCVELLNEHPEVSCAGGPIISAGRSLFGQAVAVAMSHPAGIGNARHRHPNFEGYAEGACYPVFRKEVFEKIGLYDEMLLRNQDDELNFRLTKHGGMVFLSPRARATYFVRETVTSLFRQYFEYGYWRVAVIRKHRMPASFRHLVPLIFLIGLIASFTLALIVPGGWRLLMLAGPCVYTLILCGVGLRLSYRAGWKVGALFPVAAATMHIAYAIGFMWGLIKRAQASSVVPANDPL from the coding sequence ATGATTCCTATACTTTCCGTTATCATTCCCTGTCGAAATGAGCGCCGACACATTGAAGTTTGCGTGCGGTCAATCCTTGCTCAGGTGCGTCCTTCAGGGGGAATGGAAGTCATTGTCGCAGATGGACTTTCAGATGACGGTACCCGAGAGATTTTGCAGCGCCTCGCCAAAGAACATCCTGAACTGCGGGTGGTGGATAATCCCCGCCGTGTCACCCCTTGCGCGATGAATGTAGGTATCCGCGAGGCGCGTGGACAATATATCGCTATCCTGGGGGCGCACTGCGATTATGCCGCCGATTACTTGAGGACGTGTGTTGAACTGCTCAATGAACACCCTGAGGTATCTTGTGCCGGTGGGCCGATTATTAGTGCAGGGAGGAGCTTGTTTGGGCAAGCCGTGGCTGTTGCGATGTCCCATCCTGCAGGGATAGGCAACGCCAGACATAGACACCCCAACTTTGAAGGCTATGCCGAGGGGGCATGCTATCCGGTGTTTCGCAAAGAAGTCTTTGAAAAGATTGGTCTCTATGATGAAATGTTGCTACGTAATCAGGATGATGAGCTGAATTTTCGTCTCACAAAGCATGGCGGGATGGTCTTTCTCTCTCCACGTGCCCGCGCTACGTACTTCGTGAGAGAAACGGTCACATCGCTCTTTCGCCAATATTTTGAATATGGATATTGGCGGGTTGCTGTGATCAGGAAACATCGAATGCCTGCTTCGTTTCGCCACCTCGTACCGCTCATATTTCTGATCGGGTTGATCGCTTCGTTTACGCTCGCCCTGATTGTTCCGGGCGGCTGGCGCCTTCTCATGCTGGCGGGGCCGTGCGTCTATACACTTATCCTCTGTGGCGTCGGCCTTCGCCTGTCATATCGTGCGGGTTGGAAAGTTGGCGCACTGTTTCCCGTAGCTGCGGCTACAATGCACATTGCCTACGCGATCGGCTTCATGTGGGGTCTCATCAAACGGGCCCAGGCCTCCAGTGTGGTGCCTGCCAATGACCCACTTTGA
- a CDS encoding SGNH/GDSL hydrolase family protein codes for MVLGWYSWYYTYLLGLLVGVAATLSLVKSSWYLKLCQAKTGILVSGVSLLVSIGVVELALRLVDPLGISYYELAGNYVRDKLADDQLIFRHKPSWEARYGDVRVTYNERGLRDRPILPKAAGEYRILALGDSVTFGWGVDQDKTFTARLESLLQGRLHRPVRVINSGVGGYNTVQEVTYFKQEGINLQPDLVMLTYVQNDIEVNKGPFDPWTQSSLWGKPFPDMLETMVRKLWLFRLAHHTYRYAIPKQVKEEPSAPSQNGMGWRASMSALGELIEMCEERRIPLILFFERLDPRDNNLLLEDVVRHAKGVPVKDMAPWFAGLRIASHVNSKVDGHPNGEGHRVMAEHMAEDIVGYLVQLTDRASRTESRRMTR; via the coding sequence GTGGTATTGGGCTGGTATAGCTGGTATTATACCTATCTGCTTGGCTTGCTGGTTGGTGTCGCCGCGACACTCTCACTGGTCAAATCGTCCTGGTACTTGAAGCTTTGCCAGGCGAAAACAGGGATCCTCGTAAGCGGTGTGTCATTGCTCGTATCGATCGGTGTGGTCGAACTGGCGCTTCGTCTGGTTGATCCGCTCGGGATCTCCTACTACGAGCTGGCAGGGAATTACGTGCGCGACAAGCTGGCCGATGACCAGCTCATCTTCCGCCACAAACCGTCCTGGGAGGCCCGCTACGGCGACGTGCGCGTGACCTATAACGAACGAGGATTACGCGATCGACCGATTTTGCCGAAAGCCGCCGGGGAATATCGGATTCTTGCGCTTGGAGACTCGGTGACCTTTGGATGGGGGGTGGACCAGGACAAGACGTTCACTGCCCGGCTCGAATCATTACTGCAAGGTCGTCTCCACCGGCCGGTGAGGGTGATCAACAGTGGGGTGGGGGGGTACAACACGGTGCAAGAGGTGACCTATTTCAAGCAGGAAGGGATCAATCTGCAGCCGGATTTGGTGATGTTGACCTATGTGCAGAATGACATCGAAGTGAACAAAGGGCCTTTCGATCCATGGACTCAAAGTTCTCTGTGGGGAAAGCCTTTTCCCGACATGTTAGAAACTATGGTGAGGAAGCTGTGGCTCTTTCGATTAGCTCATCATACCTATCGCTATGCCATACCTAAACAGGTAAAAGAGGAGCCTTCTGCTCCCTCGCAAAATGGGATGGGATGGCGTGCGTCCATGTCGGCGTTAGGCGAACTAATTGAGATGTGTGAAGAACGGAGGATCCCACTCATCCTATTCTTCGAACGGTTGGATCCACGCGACAATAACTTATTGCTGGAAGATGTGGTTCGGCATGCCAAAGGAGTTCCGGTCAAGGACATGGCACCATGGTTTGCGGGGCTGCGCATAGCTTCACATGTGAATTCGAAGGTCGATGGCCACCCTAATGGGGAAGGCCATCGTGTGATGGCGGAACACATGGCCGAGGACATTGTGGGCTACCTCGTCCAGTTAACAGATCGTGCAAGTCGGACCGAGAGCAGACGTATGACACGATAA
- a CDS encoding right-handed parallel beta-helix repeat-containing protein produces the protein MIRIKSVIGSCILASILSPTLSVSAATYYVATSGNDSNSGTSSQPWRTIAHAASKMVAGDTTYVRGGTYREGGIQFGRSGTSSAPIKLLNASGQFPVIDFVDHATTKKVNFKNYAGYQKAIGWITIEGFEIRNAYDGIKVENGHNITIRRNWIHHSLMQGIYGNGTVILIDRNRINHNGRFATCATTPSVCSLDHGIYLNGTAITITNNLIYDNLGYGIQANGTVSYNSTKHPGSAYALSYNWVIANNTMAYQAHGSGMVAWGSTLQNLKVENNVFYENGVRRSASYTNGVTFISMKSKGILIRNNYACATGAGSTVFLSAGATQGVNYTQSGNIVTTTNPGFVNAPSTLVSSPNFALTSGSKVVNKGLSSSAKVAYNAVARPQGGAYDIGAYEYYTGGSTAQMLIAPMSATAF, from the coding sequence ATGATCCGAATCAAGTCAGTAATCGGCAGCTGTATTCTTGCCAGCATTCTCTCACCGACCTTGTCGGTCTCTGCGGCAACGTACTACGTCGCCACGAGCGGAAACGACAGCAACTCGGGCACCAGCTCACAACCGTGGCGAACCATAGCCCATGCGGCCAGCAAGATGGTCGCCGGAGATACCACCTATGTCCGAGGTGGAACATACAGAGAGGGGGGGATCCAATTCGGACGATCGGGAACCTCGTCGGCTCCGATCAAGCTCCTCAATGCTTCGGGCCAGTTTCCCGTCATTGATTTTGTCGACCACGCGACGACGAAAAAGGTCAATTTCAAGAACTACGCTGGGTATCAGAAGGCGATCGGCTGGATCACGATTGAAGGGTTTGAGATCCGGAATGCGTATGATGGTATTAAAGTCGAGAATGGCCATAATATCACAATACGGCGGAATTGGATTCACCACAGCCTTATGCAAGGGATTTACGGCAATGGCACCGTGATTCTGATCGATCGGAACAGGATCAACCACAATGGACGCTTTGCGACCTGTGCCACGACACCATCCGTGTGCAGCTTGGATCATGGCATCTATCTGAACGGCACGGCAATCACGATCACGAATAACCTTATTTACGACAACCTGGGCTATGGCATTCAAGCAAATGGGACGGTCAGTTATAACTCTACGAAACATCCGGGCTCGGCGTACGCCCTGTCGTATAATTGGGTCATCGCCAACAACACCATGGCGTACCAAGCCCACGGGAGCGGCATGGTTGCGTGGGGTTCAACTCTACAGAATCTGAAGGTTGAGAATAATGTTTTCTACGAGAATGGCGTGAGACGGTCAGCTTCCTATACGAACGGGGTTACTTTCATATCGATGAAGAGCAAAGGCATTTTGATTCGAAATAATTATGCCTGCGCGACTGGAGCAGGTTCGACGGTCTTTCTCAGCGCTGGCGCCACTCAAGGGGTTAATTACACGCAATCGGGCAACATTGTGACTACAACCAATCCGGGGTTTGTCAATGCTCCCAGCACACTGGTGTCGTCTCCCAACTTTGCTCTGACCTCTGGAAGTAAAGTCGTTAACAAGGGCTTGAGCTCTAGTGCCAAAGTAGCTTACAACGCCGTTGCTCGGCCCCAAGGAGGTGCCTACGATATAGGCGCCTATGAATACTATACGGGTGGATCCACCGCCCAAATGCTTATTGCGCCAATGTCAGCCACAGCATTCTGA
- a CDS encoding SxtJ family membrane protein, translated as MDRTSQQPSKKDFRQFGFLVGGVFTVIGLWPVVFRSESPRLWAMILGSLLIVLGAVAPQSLKQVHKGWMKVGHVLGSINTKIILGIIYYLLITPMGLVMRLMGKDPMHRTLAQGMDTYRIVRLPRPRHHMRNQF; from the coding sequence ATGGATCGAACAAGTCAACAGCCTAGCAAGAAAGATTTCCGGCAGTTCGGTTTCCTAGTCGGAGGCGTATTCACGGTAATCGGATTGTGGCCCGTTGTGTTCCGAAGTGAGTCACCCCGCTTATGGGCGATGATTCTCGGGAGTCTGCTAATTGTTCTGGGCGCGGTTGCCCCGCAGAGCTTGAAACAGGTTCACAAAGGATGGATGAAGGTAGGCCACGTTCTCGGCTCGATTAATACGAAAATCATACTTGGGATCATCTATTATCTGCTTATCACCCCAATGGGCCTGGTCATGCGTCTGATGGGTAAGGATCCCATGCATCGAACGTTGGCGCAAGGGATGGACACCTATCGCATCGTGCGGCTTCCACGGCCACGCCATCATATGCGAAACCAATTTTAA
- a CDS encoding transposase, translating to MARQCRWLPRLRRAFPKAALRVRVDGGFAGNDWLDFLEAERVEYVVGLASNARLERRAGKLLAEAWAMSKASGRTEHHYGETQYAAASWSQPRRVIMKAEVVRLPGRAPKCNPRFVVTNLAVPPTRGDATYCQRGDMENRLKELHDGLTLGRTSCSRFWANQFRVLLTTAAYVLLQELRRRAAGTGFAQAQVMTLRDRLLKLAVWVEGSVRRLVLHLPRTAPWRRTWRRLALAVGASPG from the coding sequence ATGGCCAGGCAGTGCCGATGGCTTCCCCGCCTGCGGCGCGCGTTCCCCAAGGCCGCGCTGCGTGTCCGCGTAGACGGCGGGTTCGCCGGGAACGACTGGCTGGACTTCCTGGAAGCGGAGCGGGTTGAGTATGTCGTCGGGCTGGCCAGCAATGCGCGGCTGGAACGGCGGGCGGGCAAGCTGTTGGCCGAAGCCTGGGCCATGTCGAAGGCCAGTGGTCGGACCGAACACCACTATGGGGAGACCCAGTATGCCGCTGCGTCGTGGTCCCAGCCCCGGCGGGTAATCATGAAGGCCGAAGTCGTCCGGCTGCCGGGACGGGCTCCCAAATGCAACCCGCGGTTCGTGGTGACGAATCTGGCGGTGCCCCCGACGAGGGGGGACGCGACCTACTGTCAGCGGGGTGACATGGAGAATCGGCTCAAGGAGTTGCATGACGGTCTGACGCTGGGGCGGACGAGCTGCTCACGGTTTTGGGCGAACCAGTTCCGGGTGCTGCTCACCACGGCGGCGTATGTCCTGCTGCAGGAGTTGCGGCGGCGCGCCGCCGGCACGGGCTTTGCCCAGGCCCAAGTGATGACCCTCCGAGACCGGTTGCTCAAGCTGGCCGTCTGGGTGGAAGGATCGGTTCGTCGGCTCGTCCTGCACCTGCCTCGCACAGCGCCGTGGCGCCGCACCTGGCGACGACTGGCCTTGGCCGTGGGTGCGTCGCCTGGGTAA
- a CDS encoding DUF5989 family protein: protein MSGFVMELWAFMKERKKFWLLPILVVLLLFGTLIVLTQGSAVAPFIYTLF, encoded by the coding sequence ATGAGTGGGTTTGTTATGGAACTGTGGGCCTTTATGAAAGAGCGCAAGAAATTTTGGCTCTTGCCGATTCTGGTGGTTCTGCTTTTGTTCGGCACATTGATTGTGTTAACACAAGGTTCGGCGGTCGCTCCCTTTATCTACACATTGTTTTGA
- a CDS encoding class I SAM-dependent methyltransferase, with protein MSFDLKDSDVVCEEARIKLAYQTKKPIGYYSLFDPGNLFLVQERERSLVKRLRKHGCASLADMHVLDVGCGSGYWLRDFIKWGVSPSNLTGVELLGERLSSAARLCPSEVALHRMNGATLEFPDESFDLVLQSVVFTSVLDGKIRHRMAEEMLRVVKKTGFIIWYDFFVDNPWNQNVRGVRKAEIARLFPNCSVELERVSLVLPLARFLAPWSWLVCHLLSRLRLLNTHYLGLIQKK; from the coding sequence ATGTCGTTTGACCTTAAAGATTCTGATGTCGTATGCGAGGAGGCCAGGATCAAATTGGCCTACCAGACGAAGAAGCCGATCGGATACTATTCATTGTTTGATCCCGGAAACCTGTTTCTTGTCCAAGAACGTGAACGGTCTCTCGTGAAGCGGCTGAGGAAGCACGGCTGTGCCTCACTTGCTGACATGCATGTTCTTGACGTGGGATGCGGAAGTGGATATTGGTTGCGGGATTTTATCAAATGGGGTGTCTCTCCATCCAACTTAACGGGAGTGGAATTGTTGGGCGAGCGACTATCCAGTGCTGCTCGCTTGTGTCCCTCCGAGGTAGCATTACACCGCATGAACGGTGCCACACTTGAGTTCCCTGATGAAAGCTTTGATCTCGTACTGCAATCAGTCGTCTTCACATCAGTTCTGGATGGGAAAATACGGCATCGTATGGCAGAGGAGATGCTTCGTGTGGTGAAGAAGACCGGATTCATCATCTGGTATGACTTCTTTGTGGATAATCCATGGAACCAGAATGTTCGTGGAGTAAGGAAAGCCGAGATTGCACGATTGTTTCCGAATTGTTCCGTTGAACTTGAGCGAGTGTCATTGGTGCTTCCGCTTGCTAGGTTCCTCGCGCCTTGGTCCTGGTTGGTATGTCACTTGCTGAGTCGTTTGCGATTGCTTAATACCCATTACCTTGGCTTGATTCAGAAGAAATAG
- a CDS encoding IS3 family transposase (programmed frameshift), with protein sequence MKGTRRNHGATFKAQVALAAVKGDKTLAELAEQFSVHPTQITEWKQQLLGRAADVFGGAKAPSEAPNLKTLHAKIGQLTLEHGFFRRGTHQGGLAERNAMINRTHALPVAQQCQLLKVARSTAYYQPAPVSAALALMRRIDELHLQYPFAGARMLRDVLWREGHGVGRRHVVTLMRRMGIMAIYRMPRTSQRHPAHRIYPYLLRQLTITRPHHVWASDITYIPMRRGFVYLCAILDWASRRVFAWRLSNTLTTDFCLEAVREALAHYGTPEIFNTDQGGQFTSQEFTGLLKDHGIQISMDGTGRWRVNVFVERLWRSPKYEEVYLHAYETVGAAREGVARYLMFYNQQRPHRALDGQTPDQVYCTNLTTRLTAA encoded by the exons ATGAAGGGAACGAGACGGAATCATGGGGCGACCTTCAAGGCCCAGGTGGCGTTGGCCGCCGTCAAGGGCGACAAGACGCTGGCGGAATTGGCCGAGCAATTCAGTGTCCATCCCACCCAGATCACCGAATGGAAGCAGCAATTGTTGGGGCGGGCAGCCGACGTCTTTGGCGGGGCGAAGGCGCCGTCGGAGGCGCCGAATCTCAAGACGCTGCACGCCAAGATCGGGCAACTGACCCTGGAGCATG GATTTTTTAGAAGAGGCACTCACCAAGGCGGGCTTGCTGAGCGCAACGCAATGATCAACCGCACCCACGCGTTACCAGTGGCGCAACAATGTCAGCTGCTGAAGGTCGCCCGCTCCACCGCGTACTATCAGCCGGCGCCGGTGTCGGCGGCGCTGGCCCTGATGCGCCGGATTGACGAATTGCATCTGCAGTATCCGTTCGCCGGAGCCCGGATGCTCCGGGATGTCCTCTGGCGCGAGGGCCATGGAGTGGGACGGCGTCATGTGGTGACGCTGATGAGGCGGATGGGGATCATGGCGATCTATCGCATGCCTCGCACCAGCCAACGGCATCCCGCTCACCGGATCTACCCGTATCTGCTGCGCCAGCTGACGATCACGCGTCCGCACCACGTGTGGGCGTCCGATATTACGTACATTCCGATGCGCCGAGGCTTCGTGTATTTGTGCGCGATCCTCGACTGGGCCAGTCGCCGGGTGTTCGCGTGGCGGCTGTCCAACACGTTGACCACGGATTTCTGTCTGGAGGCGGTCCGGGAGGCGCTCGCTCACTATGGCACGCCGGAGATTTTCAACACCGATCAAGGGGGCCAGTTCACGAGCCAAGAGTTCACGGGGCTCCTGAAAGACCATGGCATTCAGATCAGCATGGACGGGACTGGGCGTTGGCGGGTCAATGTGTTCGTCGAACGGCTGTGGCGGAGCCCCAAATACGAAGAGGTCTATCTGCACGCTTACGAGACCGTGGGGGCCGCGCGCGAAGGCGTGGCGCGCTATCTGATGTTCTATAACCAGCAGCGACCCCATCGGGCGCTTGACGGCCAGACGCCCGATCAGGTGTACTGCACCAACCTGACGACACGGCTTACCGCCGCATAG
- a CDS encoding Gfo/Idh/MocA family oxidoreductase, whose product MSISSDDRKSASGKVAVIGAGYWGKNLVRNFADLGALSAVCDSNTDTLRALSEQYPLCRTFVSYPEVLGDETIRAVAIATPAEGHADAVREALLAGKDVFVEKPLCLSVKEGEELVTLAKKHDRILMVGHLLWYHPAVLKLKELIRAGDLGRIQYIYSNRLNLGKIRREENILWSFAPHDISVILGLLNESPDGVRAQGGNYLHQRIADVTISLLSFPSGVKAHIFVSWLHPYKEQKLIVVGDRKMAVFDDLEKKDKLLLYPHSIDWKDNLPIASKADAQRVELEQGEPLRAECEHFLECVATRTRPRTDGEEGLRVLSVLQQCQEALEQATPRLTRPASKPDKTYFAHESAFIDEGVEIDEGTSIWHTSHILKGSHIGKNCKIGQNVVVGPHVTVGNGVKIQNNVSVYEGVTLEDHVFCGPSMVFTNVFNPRSEIPRMKELKHTLVKRGATLGANSTILCGITIGRYAFIGAGAVVTKDVPDHALVVGNPGRVTGWMCLCGVKLHIKGENAACPACGQRYRAERTGMTVV is encoded by the coding sequence ATGAGTATTTCATCCGATGATCGAAAATCGGCCAGCGGGAAGGTGGCAGTCATCGGCGCTGGTTATTGGGGTAAAAACCTAGTGCGTAATTTTGCTGACCTTGGCGCTTTATCAGCCGTGTGCGACAGCAATACTGACACACTACGAGCGCTTAGCGAACAATATCCCCTATGCCGGACATTCGTGTCCTATCCTGAAGTGTTGGGCGACGAGACAATCCGGGCTGTGGCCATTGCCACCCCAGCTGAGGGCCATGCGGATGCAGTACGAGAGGCGTTGCTCGCCGGCAAGGATGTGTTTGTGGAAAAGCCGCTCTGCCTTTCTGTCAAGGAAGGAGAAGAGCTTGTCACCCTCGCCAAGAAGCATGACCGCATTCTCATGGTAGGACATCTTCTCTGGTATCACCCGGCGGTACTGAAGCTCAAAGAATTGATTCGCGCGGGCGACTTGGGCCGCATCCAGTACATCTATTCGAACCGCTTGAATCTTGGTAAGATCCGGCGGGAGGAAAACATACTTTGGAGTTTTGCGCCCCACGATATCTCTGTGATTTTGGGGCTGCTCAATGAGAGTCCTGATGGAGTTCGAGCGCAAGGGGGGAATTACCTCCACCAGCGCATCGCCGATGTCACAATTAGTCTCCTGTCGTTCCCGAGCGGCGTGAAAGCGCATATCTTCGTCTCCTGGCTACACCCCTACAAAGAGCAAAAATTGATAGTGGTGGGCGATCGTAAAATGGCCGTATTCGATGATCTGGAGAAGAAAGATAAGCTCCTCCTGTACCCGCATTCCATCGACTGGAAGGACAATCTTCCAATCGCGAGCAAAGCAGACGCCCAGAGGGTTGAGCTGGAGCAAGGAGAGCCGTTGCGAGCCGAATGCGAACACTTCCTGGAGTGTGTAGCAACGAGGACCAGACCGAGAACAGATGGGGAGGAAGGTTTGCGTGTGTTATCTGTCCTGCAGCAGTGCCAAGAGGCGTTGGAGCAGGCCACTCCACGCCTGACGCGTCCAGCCTCAAAACCGGACAAGACCTACTTTGCTCACGAATCGGCTTTCATCGACGAAGGCGTCGAGATCGACGAGGGAACGAGCATCTGGCACACATCGCACATCCTGAAAGGATCGCACATCGGGAAGAATTGCAAGATAGGCCAGAATGTGGTCGTCGGCCCTCATGTCACAGTCGGTAATGGAGTGAAGATCCAGAACAACGTGTCTGTGTACGAAGGTGTGACTCTCGAAGACCACGTCTTCTGTGGGCCATCAATGGTTTTTACAAATGTGTTTAATCCCCGGAGCGAAATCCCTCGTATGAAGGAGCTTAAGCACACGCTTGTGAAGCGAGGAGCGACATTGGGAGCCAATTCGACCATACTGTGTGGGATTACGATCGGGCGATATGCGTTCATCGGTGCCGGAGCGGTCGTGACCAAGGATGTGCCGGATCATGCGCTTGTAGTCGGCAACCCTGGCCGGGTTACGGGCTGGATGTGTCTGTGTGGGGTTAAACTGCACATCAAGGGCGAGAATGCCGCCTGTCCCGCCTGTGGACAGCGATATCGGGCCGAACGTACGGGGATGACGGTAGTTTAG